In the genome of Streptomyces sp. Tu 3180, the window GAGGGAAGGACCCGGACGACGCGGACGGAGGTCCCGCCGGGACTGCCCGCCGGCAACGAGGTCCGCATCTGGGTCACCGTCGGCGGCGAGGCGGCCGAACCGCCGCTGACCCGCGAGCAGATCCGCAGCCGCAGCATGGGCTGGGCGCTCCTCGCCGCCGTCGGCGTCGCCCTCACCGGCGCCGCCGCCCACGCCCTGACCACCTTCGCCCTGCGCCGCCGCAACCTGGCCGGCTGGGCCACCGCCTGGGCCGAGACGGCCCCGCGCTGGACGACACCCACCTGACCCCGGGCCCGGCGCGCCGGGCCACCGGGCCCGGGGTCAGCGGGGCCCGGGGGTGAGGGTCCCGACGCGGCGGAGGGCGGGGCCGGCCGCGACTCCCTCGTGAACTGCCGGAGCCGGGCAACGAACCCCACCCCGCACCGCCCCTTCCCGGGTTCCGGGCCGGGGCGGCGGCCGTCGTGCGGCGCACCCGACCGCACCCCACGTTGACGACGCATCAGCCGGAACGGCGGCGGAATCCGGGAGTCCGTGGGAAGGCGGCATCAACGGCCCGTAAAGATTGCCGGGTTCGGGCAATGTACCGCGACCGGTTCACATGGGAACATGCACGCACGGGGAGGCGGTCGAGCGAAAACGGGGGCCCCGATGGAATGGTTCGTGGGCCTCGGGATCGCGGGGCTGGTCCTGCTGCTGCTCTCGCTGGTCTTCGACGGGATCCTGGAGGGCGTGTTCGACGGCGTGCTGGACGGCCTGTTCGACGGGCTGCTGTCGCTGCCGGTGATCGCCGGGTTCGTGTCCATGCTCGGTTTCGGCGGCGCGATCGTGCTCGGCACGACGGGCCTGGGCGTCACGGGCGCCACGGCGACCGGCGTGGTGGCGGGTGCCGGCGCGGGCTGGCTGACGTGGAGGTTCAGCAGCGTCCTGATGCGGGACCAGACCGACGCCACCCCCCGGGGCGACGATCTCGTCGGCAGCTCCGGCTCCGTGGTGACCGCCATTCCCGCCGAGGGGTACGGCGAGGTGCTGGTGTACCTCGCCGGGCAGCCGATGAAACTGGCCGCGAAGTGCTCGGTGCCCGTGGCACGGGGCGCCGAGGTCTGGGTGGAATCGGTGCTGTCCGCGACCTCGGTCGCGGTCCGCCCGGTCGAGCGCTGACCGGTACGTCACCAAGGCTCGCCCCCTTCCCGCGTCCGTTCCCGATCCGATCCGAACCGCCGTCCCCCGGGAGGGCTGAGGGGATTCACCAGCATGAGCCCTGTACTGATCGCCGTGGTGGGAGTCGTCGTACTCCTGGTCCTGCTGGCCCTCGTGGTGGTCACCCGCTACAAGGTGGCGGGACCCAGCGAGGCGTTCATCGTCACCGGACGACGCGGCAAGAAGTCCACCGACCCCGCGACCGGCCGGGTCTTCACCGACAACAGCGGCCAGAAGGTCGTGGTCGGCGGCGGCGTCTTCGTCGTGCCCTTCGTCCAGCAGAAGTTCACCCTCGACCTGTCCAGCCGGCACATCCCGGTGGCCGTCCGGGGCGCGGTCACCCTGCGCGGCGTGAAGGCCAACCTGGAGGGCGTCGCCATCGTCAAGGTCGGCGGCACCGAGGACTCGATCCGCGCCGCCGCCCAGCGCTTCCTGCAACAGCAGGAAGGCATCGTCGGGTTCACCCAGGAGGTGCTGTCCGGCGCGCTGCGCTCCATCGTCGGGCGGATGTCGGTCGAGGACATCATCCGTGACCGCGCCGCCTTCGCGGGACAGGTCGCCGAGGAGGCCGAGGCCAGCCTGTCCGGGCAGGGCCTGGTGCTGGACGCCTTCCAGATCCAGGACATCACCACCGAGGGCTCCTACCTGGAGGACCTCGGGCGGCCCGAGGCGGCCCGCGCCCGGCAGGAGGCCGACATCGCCGAGGCCGTCGCCCGGCGCGCCTCCGAGCAGGCCCGGCTCAAGGCGGAGGAGGAGATCGCGATCGCGCAGCGCACCTTCGCCCTGAAGCAGGCCGAGATCAAGGCGGAGACGGACGAGGCCGCCGCCCGTGCCGCCGCCGCCGGCCCGCTCGCCGAGGCCGCCCGGCGGCAGGAGGTCCTGCAGGAGCAGGAGAAGGTCGCCGCCCGGCAGGCCGCGCTGACCGACCGCGAGCTGGACACCCAGGTCCGCAAGCCCGCCGACGCCGCCCGGTACCGGGCCGAGCAGGAGGCCGAGGCCCGCCGCATCGCGCTGGTCAAGGAGGCCGAGGCGGCGGCCGAGCGGGCACGGCTCACCGGTGAGGGCGAGAAGGCGCACCGCGCGGCGCTCGCCGACGCCGTGCGCATCGAGGGCGCCGCCGAGGCGGCCGCGATCGCCGCCAAGGGCGCGGCGGAGGCCGACGCCATGCACAAGAGGGCCGACGCCTTCGAGCGGTACGGCGACGCCGCGGTGCTCCAGATGCTGGTCGAGGTGCTGCCGCAGGTCGTCGGCAAGGCCGCCGAGCCGCTGGCCGCCGTGGACAAGCTGACCGTCATCTCCACGGACGGCGCGGGACAGCTTCCGCGCACGGTCGCCGACAACGTCGCCCAGGGCGTGGAACTGCTCAGCTCCACCACCGGCGTCGACCTCGCCGAGCTCCTCCAGGGCCTCGCCCGGCGCGGTACGCAGGCGCCCCCCGCCCCGGCCGAGCCGGCCAACGGCAAGGTCGGCATCACCGAGTGACCCCCTCCCGCCGCGGAGCCCGGACGCCGAGCAGGCGCCCGGGCTCCGTCGCGTTGTGCGGACGAGCCGGTTCGAAACTTTCGGCTGCCTCCGGGTGAGGTTCGGATGACTGTCGCCGATCATCGGAGCGGATTCGGCCTTGACCGGTCAAGCAGCCGCGTTGACATGGG includes:
- a CDS encoding flotillin family protein; this translates as MSPVLIAVVGVVVLLVLLALVVVTRYKVAGPSEAFIVTGRRGKKSTDPATGRVFTDNSGQKVVVGGGVFVVPFVQQKFTLDLSSRHIPVAVRGAVTLRGVKANLEGVAIVKVGGTEDSIRAAAQRFLQQQEGIVGFTQEVLSGALRSIVGRMSVEDIIRDRAAFAGQVAEEAEASLSGQGLVLDAFQIQDITTEGSYLEDLGRPEAARARQEADIAEAVARRASEQARLKAEEEIAIAQRTFALKQAEIKAETDEAAARAAAAGPLAEAARRQEVLQEQEKVAARQAALTDRELDTQVRKPADAARYRAEQEAEARRIALVKEAEAAAERARLTGEGEKAHRAALADAVRIEGAAEAAAIAAKGAAEADAMHKRADAFERYGDAAVLQMLVEVLPQVVGKAAEPLAAVDKLTVISTDGAGQLPRTVADNVAQGVELLSSTTGVDLAELLQGLARRGTQAPPAPAEPANGKVGITE